Proteins found in one Streptomyces sp. NBC_00461 genomic segment:
- the pyrF gene encoding orotidine-5'-phosphate decarboxylase, translated as MSALEPFGTRLRRAMDERGPLCVGIDPHASLLAEWGLNDDVAGLERFSRTVVEATADRVAVLKPQSAFFERFGSRGIAVLEKSVEEARAAGALVVMDAKRGDIGSTMAAYAETFLRKDSPLFSDALTVSPYLGYGSLSPALALARESGSGLFVLALTSNPEGGEVQHAMRADGRNVGATMLAHLAAENEGEEPLGSFGAVVGATLGDLSSYDLGINGPLLAPGIGAQGATAADLPGVFGAAVRNVVPNVSRGVLRHGPDAGALRAAADRFAEEIRAAVATV; from the coding sequence GTGAGTGCTCTCGAACCCTTCGGCACCCGTCTGCGCCGGGCCATGGACGAGCGTGGGCCGCTGTGCGTCGGTATCGACCCGCACGCGTCCCTGCTCGCCGAGTGGGGCCTGAACGACGATGTCGCGGGCCTGGAGCGGTTCAGCCGCACGGTGGTGGAGGCGACCGCCGACCGGGTCGCCGTCCTGAAGCCGCAGAGCGCGTTCTTCGAGCGCTTCGGCTCCCGTGGCATCGCCGTCCTGGAGAAGTCGGTGGAAGAGGCCCGGGCGGCCGGGGCGCTGGTCGTGATGGACGCCAAGCGCGGCGACATCGGCTCGACCATGGCCGCGTACGCCGAGACCTTCCTGCGCAAGGACTCCCCGCTCTTCTCGGACGCGCTCACCGTCTCGCCCTACCTCGGCTACGGATCGCTCTCGCCGGCCCTCGCGCTCGCCCGGGAGAGCGGCTCGGGCCTGTTCGTGCTCGCGCTGACCTCCAACCCTGAGGGCGGTGAGGTGCAGCACGCGATGCGCGCGGACGGACGGAACGTCGGAGCGACGATGCTCGCGCACCTCGCCGCCGAGAACGAGGGGGAGGAGCCCCTGGGGTCCTTCGGGGCCGTCGTGGGCGCCACGCTGGGCGATCTGTCGTCCTACGACCTGGGTATCAACGGGCCGCTCCTGGCTCCCGGCATCGGAGCTCAGGGCGCCACCGCGGCCGACCTTCCCGGCGTCTTCGGGGCGGCGGTGCGCAACGTCGTGCCGAACGTCAGCCGGGGGGTGCTGCGGCACGGTCCCGACGCCGGGGCGCTGCGCGCGGCCGCGGACCGCTTCGCGGAGGAGATCAGGGCCGCCGTGGCGACCGTATGA
- a CDS encoding quinone-dependent dihydroorotate dehydrogenase, whose translation MYKIFFNLVFQRMDPERAHYLAFRWIRLAVRVPVLRTFVAAALAPRHKELRTEAFGLRMHGPFGLAAGFDKNAVAIDGMSMLGFDHVEIGTVTGEAQPGNPQKRLFRLVKDRALINRMGFNNEGSLAVAARLASREPVFRTVVGVNIGKTKVVPEDEAAADYVKSAERLAPYADYLVVNVSSPNTPGLRNLQATEALRPLLSAVREAADRTVTSRRVPLLVKIAPDLADEDVDAVADLAVELGLDGIIATNTTIAREGLGLKSEPSLVKETGGLSGAPLKARSLEVLRRLYARVGDRITLVGVGGIENAEDAWQRILAGATLVQGYSAFIYEGPFWGRAIHKGLAARLATSPYATLADAVGADVRKTT comes from the coding sequence ATGTACAAGATCTTCTTCAACCTCGTCTTCCAGCGGATGGACCCGGAGCGGGCCCACTACCTGGCCTTCCGCTGGATCCGCCTCGCCGTCCGCGTCCCCGTGCTGCGCACCTTCGTCGCGGCCGCACTCGCCCCCCGCCACAAGGAACTGCGCACCGAGGCGTTCGGGCTGCGCATGCACGGCCCCTTCGGGCTCGCCGCCGGCTTCGACAAGAACGCGGTCGCGATCGACGGCATGTCGATGCTCGGCTTCGATCACGTCGAGATCGGCACCGTGACCGGGGAGGCACAGCCCGGCAACCCCCAAAAGCGGCTGTTCCGGCTCGTGAAGGACCGGGCGCTGATCAACCGCATGGGCTTCAACAACGAGGGCTCGCTGGCGGTGGCGGCCCGTCTGGCGTCCCGTGAGCCGGTCTTCCGGACCGTCGTGGGCGTCAACATCGGCAAGACCAAGGTCGTCCCCGAGGACGAGGCCGCCGCGGACTACGTGAAGTCCGCCGAGCGGCTGGCGCCGTATGCCGACTACCTGGTCGTGAACGTCTCGTCCCCGAACACCCCCGGGCTGCGCAACCTGCAGGCCACCGAGGCGCTGCGCCCGCTGCTGAGCGCCGTGCGCGAGGCCGCCGACCGTACGGTGACCTCCCGCCGTGTCCCGCTGCTCGTGAAGATCGCGCCGGACCTCGCCGACGAGGACGTCGACGCCGTCGCCGACCTCGCCGTCGAACTCGGCCTGGACGGGATCATCGCCACGAACACCACCATCGCGCGCGAGGGGCTCGGTTTGAAATCCGAACCCTCGCTGGTGAAGGAGACCGGCGGGCTGTCCGGCGCGCCCCTGAAGGCCCGCTCCCTGGAGGTGCTGCGCCGCCTCTACGCGCGCGTGGGCGACCGCATCACCCTGGTGGGGGTCGGCGGCATCGAGAACGCCGAGGACGCCTGGCAGCGCATCCTGGCCGGCGCCACCCTTGTCCAGGGCTACAGCGCCTTCATCTACGAGGGCCCCTTCTGGGGGCGCGCCATCCACAAGGGCCTCGCCGCCCGCCTCGCCACCAGCCCGTACGCCACCCTCGCCGACGCGGTCGGCGCCGACGTAAGGAAGACCACGTGA
- the carB gene encoding carbamoyl-phosphate synthase large subunit yields the protein MPKRTDIQSVLVIGSGPIVIGQAAEFDYSGTQACRILRAEGLRVILVNSNPATIMTDPEIADATYVEPITPEYVEKIIAKERPDTLLPTLGGQTALNTAISLHEAGTLDKYGVELIGANVEAINKGEDRDLFKGVVEAVRQKIGHGESARSVICHSMEDVLGGVETLGGYPVVVRPSFTMGGAGSGFAHDEEELRRIAGQGLTLSPTTEVLLEESILGWKEYELELMRDKHDNVVVVCSIENFDPMGVHTGDSITVAPAMTLTDREYQILRDIGIAVIREVGVDTGGCNIQFAVNPEDGRVIVIEMNPRVSRSSALASKATGFPIAKIAAKLAVGYTLDEIPNDITKETPASFEPTLDYVVVKAPRFAFEKFPQADSTLTTTMKSVGEAMAIGRNFTEAFQKALRSLEKKGSQFTFVGEPGDKTLLLEEAVRPTDGRINAVMQAIRAGATPQEVFEYTKIDPWFVDQLFLIKEIADELAEAPELTRDLLAEAKRHGFSDQQVAEIRGLREDVVREVRHALGIRPVYKTVDTCAAEFAAKTPYFYSSYDEETEVARREKPAVIILGSGPNRIGQGIEFDYSCVHASFALSDAGYETVMVNCNPETVSTDYDTSDRLYFEPLTLEDVLEIVHAEQQAGPVAGVIVQLGGQTPLGLSQALKDNGVPIVGTPPEAIHAAEDRGAFGRVLAEAGLPAPKHGTATTFAEAKAIADEIGYPVLVRPSYVLGGRGMEIVYDETRLSSYIAESTEISPSRPVLVDRFLDDAIEIDVDALYDGTELYLGGVMEHIEEAGIHSGDSACALPPITLGGFDIKRLRASTEAIAKGVGVRGLINIQFAMAGDILYVLEANPRASRTVPFTSKATAVPLAKAAARISLGATVAELRAEGLLPAKGDGGELPLDAPISVKEAVMPWSRFRDIHGRGVDTVLGPEMRSTGEVMGIDSVFGTAYAKSQAGAYGPLPTKGRAFISVANRDKRSMIFPARELVAHGFELLATSGTAEVLRRNGLNATVVRKQSEGTGPNGEKTIVQLIHDGEVDLIVNTPYGTGGRLDGYEIRTAAVARSVPCLTTVQALAAAVQGIDALNHGDVGVRSLQEHAEHLTAARD from the coding sequence GTGCCTAAGCGCACCGATATCCAGTCCGTCCTGGTCATCGGCTCCGGCCCGATCGTCATCGGGCAGGCCGCCGAGTTCGACTACTCCGGCACCCAGGCGTGCCGCATCCTTCGCGCCGAGGGCCTCAGGGTCATCCTCGTGAACTCCAACCCGGCGACGATCATGACCGACCCGGAGATCGCCGACGCCACGTACGTCGAGCCGATCACCCCGGAGTACGTCGAGAAGATCATCGCCAAGGAGCGCCCGGACACCCTGCTGCCCACCCTGGGCGGCCAGACGGCCCTCAACACGGCCATCTCGCTGCACGAGGCGGGCACGCTCGACAAGTACGGCGTCGAGCTGATCGGCGCCAACGTCGAGGCCATCAACAAGGGCGAGGACCGCGACCTCTTCAAGGGTGTCGTCGAGGCCGTCCGCCAGAAGATCGGCCACGGCGAGTCCGCCCGCTCGGTCATCTGCCACTCCATGGAGGACGTCCTCGGGGGCGTCGAGACGCTCGGCGGCTACCCGGTCGTCGTCCGGCCCTCCTTCACCATGGGCGGCGCCGGCTCCGGCTTCGCGCACGACGAGGAGGAGCTGCGCCGCATCGCAGGGCAGGGCCTCACGCTCTCGCCGACCACCGAGGTGCTCCTGGAGGAGTCCATCCTCGGCTGGAAGGAGTACGAGCTGGAGCTGATGCGCGACAAGCACGACAACGTCGTGGTCGTCTGCTCCATCGAGAACTTCGACCCCATGGGCGTGCACACCGGCGACTCGATCACCGTCGCGCCCGCGATGACGCTGACCGACCGCGAGTACCAGATCCTGCGGGACATCGGCATCGCCGTGATCCGCGAGGTCGGCGTCGACACCGGCGGCTGCAACATCCAGTTCGCGGTGAACCCCGAGGACGGTCGCGTGATCGTCATCGAGATGAACCCGCGCGTGTCCCGGTCCTCGGCCCTCGCCTCCAAGGCGACCGGCTTCCCGATCGCCAAGATCGCGGCCAAGCTCGCCGTCGGCTACACCCTCGACGAGATCCCGAACGACATCACGAAGGAGACCCCGGCCTCCTTCGAGCCGACGCTCGACTACGTGGTCGTGAAGGCCCCGCGCTTCGCCTTCGAGAAGTTCCCGCAGGCCGACTCCACCCTCACCACGACAATGAAGTCGGTCGGCGAGGCCATGGCCATCGGCCGCAACTTCACCGAGGCCTTCCAGAAGGCGCTGCGCTCGCTGGAGAAGAAGGGCAGCCAGTTCACCTTCGTCGGCGAGCCCGGCGACAAGACGCTCCTCCTCGAAGAGGCCGTACGGCCCACCGACGGCCGTATCAACGCCGTCATGCAGGCCATCCGCGCGGGCGCCACGCCTCAGGAGGTCTTCGAGTACACGAAGATCGATCCCTGGTTCGTCGACCAGCTCTTCCTGATCAAGGAGATCGCGGACGAGCTGGCCGAGGCGCCGGAGCTGACCCGGGATCTGCTGGCCGAGGCCAAGCGGCACGGCTTCTCGGACCAGCAGGTCGCTGAGATCCGCGGCCTGCGCGAGGATGTCGTCCGCGAGGTCCGGCACGCTCTCGGCATCCGCCCGGTCTACAAGACGGTCGACACCTGTGCCGCCGAGTTCGCCGCGAAGACGCCGTACTTCTACTCCTCCTACGACGAGGAGACCGAGGTCGCGCGGCGCGAGAAGCCGGCCGTCATCATCCTGGGCTCCGGCCCCAACCGCATCGGCCAGGGCATCGAGTTCGACTACTCGTGCGTCCACGCGTCCTTCGCGCTGAGCGACGCGGGCTACGAGACGGTGATGGTCAACTGCAACCCGGAGACCGTCTCCACGGACTACGACACCTCCGACCGTCTGTACTTCGAGCCGCTGACGCTGGAAGACGTACTGGAGATCGTCCACGCGGAGCAGCAGGCCGGCCCGGTCGCGGGTGTGATCGTGCAGCTGGGCGGCCAGACGCCGCTGGGTCTGTCGCAGGCGCTCAAGGACAACGGCGTGCCGATCGTGGGCACCCCGCCGGAGGCCATCCACGCGGCCGAGGACCGGGGCGCGTTCGGGCGCGTGCTGGCGGAAGCCGGCCTCCCGGCCCCCAAGCACGGCACCGCCACGACCTTCGCCGAGGCCAAGGCCATCGCCGACGAGATCGGCTACCCGGTCCTCGTGAGGCCGTCGTACGTCCTCGGCGGGCGCGGCATGGAGATCGTCTACGACGAGACCCGGCTGTCGTCCTACATCGCCGAGTCGACCGAGATCAGTCCCTCCCGGCCGGTCCTGGTCGACCGCTTCCTCGACGACGCGATCGAGATCGACGTCGACGCGCTCTACGACGGCACCGAGCTCTACCTCGGCGGCGTGATGGAGCACATCGAGGAGGCCGGCATCCACTCCGGCGACTCGGCGTGCGCGCTGCCCCCGATCACCCTGGGCGGCTTCGACATCAAGCGCCTGCGGGCCTCGACGGAGGCCATCGCCAAGGGCGTCGGCGTACGCGGCCTGATCAACATCCAGTTCGCGATGGCCGGCGACATCCTCTACGTCCTGGAGGCCAACCCGCGCGCGTCCCGCACCGTCCCCTTCACCTCGAAGGCGACCGCGGTCCCGCTGGCGAAGGCCGCCGCCCGGATCTCCCTGGGCGCGACCGTCGCCGAACTGCGGGCCGAGGGACTGCTTCCGGCGAAGGGCGACGGCGGCGAGCTCCCGCTCGACGCGCCGATCTCCGTCAAGGAGGCCGTCATGCCGTGGTCGCGCTTCCGCGACATCCACGGCCGCGGTGTCGACACGGTCCTCGGCCCGGAGATGCGCTCCACCGGCGAGGTCATGGGCATCGACTCCGTCTTCGGCACGGCGTACGCCAAGTCGCAGGCGGGCGCCTACGGCCCGCTGCCGACCAAGGGCCGCGCGTTCATCTCGGTCGCCAACCGCGACAAGCGCTCGATGATCTTCCCGGCGCGCGAGCTGGTCGCCCACGGCTTCGAGCTGCTCGCCACCTCCGGCACCGCCGAGGTCCTCAGGCGCAACGGCCTCAACGCCACGGTCGTTCGCAAGCAGTCCGAGGGCACCGGCCCGAACGGCGAGAAGACCATCGTCCAGCTCATCCACGACGGCGAGGTCGACCTCATCGTCAACACCCCGTACGGCACCGGCGGCCGCCTCGACGGCTACGAGATCCGTACGGCGGCCGTGGCACGGTCGGTCCCGTGCCTGACGACGGTCCAGGCGCTCGCCGCCGCCGTACAGGGCATCGACGCCCTCAACCACGGTGACGTGGGCGTCCGTTCGCTCCAGGAACACGCGGAACACCTGACCGCGGCCCGCGACTAG
- the carA gene encoding glutamine-hydrolyzing carbamoyl-phosphate synthase small subunit has translation MTTSTRGASKVPAVLVLEDGRIFRGRAYGAVGETFGEAVFSTGMTGYQETLTDPSYDRQIVVATAPQIGNTGWNDEDDESSRIWVSGYVVRDPARVPSNWRAKRSLDDELVAQGIVGISGIDTRALTRHLRERGSMRSGIFSGEAIAAESELVARVQAQPHMKGASLFEEVATKETYVVPAVGEKKFTVAAIDLGIKGMTPHRMAERGIEVHVLPATATEEDVYAVAPDGVFFSNGPGDPATADGPVALMTAVLERKTPLFGICFGNQILGRALGFGTYKLKYGHRGINQPVQDRTTGKVEVTAHNHGFAVDAPLDQVSETRFGRVKVSHVCLNDNVVEGLQLLDQPAFSVQYHPEAAAGPHDAAYLFDRFTSLMSTVPMEGQRA, from the coding sequence ATGACGACCTCCACAAGGGGAGCCTCCAAGGTTCCCGCCGTACTCGTCCTGGAGGACGGCCGGATCTTCCGCGGCCGTGCCTACGGGGCCGTGGGGGAGACCTTCGGCGAGGCCGTGTTCTCCACCGGCATGACCGGCTACCAGGAGACTCTGACCGACCCGTCGTACGACCGCCAGATCGTCGTCGCGACCGCCCCGCAGATCGGCAACACCGGCTGGAACGACGAGGACGACGAGTCGAGCCGCATCTGGGTCTCCGGCTATGTCGTGCGCGACCCCGCGCGCGTGCCGTCCAACTGGCGCGCCAAGCGCTCCCTGGACGACGAGCTGGTGGCGCAGGGCATCGTCGGCATCAGCGGCATCGACACCCGCGCGCTCACCCGCCACCTGCGCGAGCGCGGCTCCATGCGCTCCGGGATCTTCTCCGGCGAGGCGATCGCCGCCGAGTCCGAGCTCGTCGCGCGCGTGCAGGCCCAGCCGCACATGAAGGGCGCCAGCCTCTTCGAGGAGGTCGCCACCAAGGAGACGTACGTCGTCCCCGCGGTCGGCGAGAAGAAGTTCACCGTCGCTGCGATCGACCTCGGCATCAAGGGCATGACCCCGCACCGCATGGCGGAGCGCGGCATCGAGGTGCATGTGCTGCCGGCCACGGCCACCGAGGAGGACGTCTACGCCGTCGCCCCCGACGGGGTCTTCTTCTCCAACGGGCCCGGCGACCCGGCGACCGCCGACGGCCCGGTCGCGCTGATGACCGCGGTCCTGGAGCGGAAGACGCCGCTGTTCGGCATCTGCTTCGGCAACCAGATCCTCGGGCGGGCGCTCGGCTTCGGCACCTACAAGCTGAAGTACGGCCACCGGGGCATCAACCAGCCCGTCCAGGACCGGACGACCGGCAAGGTCGAGGTCACCGCGCACAACCACGGCTTCGCCGTGGACGCGCCGCTCGACCAGGTCAGCGAGACCAGGTTCGGGCGCGTCAAGGTCTCGCACGTCTGCCTGAACGACAACGTCGTGGAGGGGCTCCAGCTGCTCGACCAGCCGGCCTTCTCCGTCCAGTACCACCCCGAAGCGGCAGCGGGCCCGCACGACGCCGCCTACCTGTTCGACCGCTTCACCTCTTTGATGAGCACAGTCCCGATGGAGGGCCAGCGTGCCTAA
- a CDS encoding PH-like domain-containing protein has protein sequence MTPATLLAAGLSTALAAEKKSAEVTDWAARAGWLVGLALFVALVYWLMREGWKWRGTLQGDVPELPTAPEEPGEVRLTMSGRYHGSTTAGQWLDRIVAHGLGTRSRVELTLTDTGLDVVRPGATDFFVPLAALREARLDKGIAGKVLTEGGLLVVTWAHGERLIDSGFRSDRAAEHTEWVDTINSMINKTETEGAR, from the coding sequence GTGACACCTGCAACTCTGCTCGCCGCCGGACTCTCGACCGCACTCGCCGCCGAGAAGAAGTCGGCCGAGGTGACCGACTGGGCCGCCCGCGCGGGCTGGCTCGTCGGGCTCGCCCTCTTCGTCGCGCTCGTCTACTGGCTGATGCGCGAGGGCTGGAAGTGGCGCGGCACGCTCCAGGGCGACGTCCCCGAGCTGCCCACCGCGCCGGAAGAGCCCGGCGAGGTGAGACTGACGATGAGCGGCCGCTACCACGGCTCCACGACCGCCGGTCAGTGGCTGGACCGCATCGTGGCGCACGGCCTCGGCACCCGCAGCCGGGTCGAGCTCACGCTGACGGACACGGGTCTGGACGTCGTACGGCCCGGGGCGACGGATTTCTTCGTCCCCCTGGCGGCTCTGCGCGAGGCCCGGCTGGACAAGGGCATCGCCGGCAAGGTCCTGACCGAGGGCGGGCTGCTGGTGGTGACCTGGGCGCACGGCGAACGACTGATCGACTCCGGGTTCCGCTCCGACCGGGCGGCCGAGCACACCGAGTGGGTCGACACCATCAACTCCATGATCAACAAGACGGAAACGGAAGGCGCACGATGA
- a CDS encoding dihydroorotase → MSKILIRGAKVLGGEPQDVLIDGEVIEAVGTGLSDEGAEVVEAGGKVLLPGLVDLHTHLREPGREDSETVLTGTRAAASGGYTAVFAMANTFPVADTAGVVEQVWRLGREHGYCDVQPIGAVTVGLEGKKLAELGAMHESAAGVTVFSDDGKCVDDAVIMRRALEYVKAFGGVVAQHAQEPRLTEGAQMNEGIVSAELGLGGWPAVAEESIIARDVLLAEHVGSRVHICHLSTAGSVEIVRWAKSRGIDVTAEVTPHHLLLTDELVRSYNPVYKVNPPLRTERDVLALREALADGTIDIVATDHAPHPHEDKDCEWAAAAMGMVGLETALSVVQETMVDTGLLTWAGVAERMSVKPADIGRAQGHGRPVSAGEPANLTLVDTEYRGSVDPAGFASRSRNTPYEGRELPGRVTHTWLRGKATLVDGKLT, encoded by the coding sequence ATGAGCAAGATCCTGATCCGTGGTGCGAAGGTGCTCGGCGGCGAGCCGCAGGACGTGCTGATCGACGGTGAGGTCATCGAGGCCGTCGGGACGGGGCTCTCCGACGAGGGCGCCGAGGTGGTCGAGGCCGGCGGCAAGGTGCTCCTGCCGGGGCTCGTCGATCTGCACACCCACCTGCGTGAGCCGGGCCGCGAGGACTCCGAGACCGTCCTGACCGGCACGCGCGCGGCGGCGAGCGGCGGGTACACGGCCGTCTTCGCCATGGCCAACACCTTCCCGGTCGCCGACACCGCCGGCGTCGTCGAGCAGGTCTGGCGGCTGGGCCGCGAGCACGGCTACTGCGATGTGCAGCCCATCGGCGCCGTCACCGTCGGCCTGGAGGGCAAGAAGCTCGCCGAGCTGGGCGCCATGCACGAGTCGGCGGCGGGCGTCACCGTCTTCTCCGACGACGGCAAGTGCGTGGACGACGCCGTGATCATGCGGCGCGCCCTGGAGTACGTGAAGGCCTTCGGCGGGGTCGTCGCCCAGCACGCGCAGGAGCCGCGGCTGACCGAGGGCGCCCAGATGAACGAGGGCATCGTCTCGGCCGAGCTGGGGCTCGGGGGCTGGCCCGCGGTGGCCGAAGAATCGATCATCGCCCGGGATGTCCTGCTCGCCGAGCACGTCGGCTCCCGCGTCCACATCTGCCACCTGTCGACCGCCGGGTCCGTCGAGATCGTCCGCTGGGCCAAGTCCCGCGGCATCGACGTCACCGCCGAGGTCACCCCGCACCACCTGCTCCTCACGGACGAGCTGGTGCGGTCGTACAACCCGGTCTACAAGGTCAACCCGCCGCTGCGCACCGAGCGCGACGTGCTCGCCCTGCGCGAGGCGCTCGCCGACGGCACGATCGACATCGTCGCCACCGACCACGCCCCGCACCCGCACGAGGACAAGGACTGCGAGTGGGCCGCGGCCGCCATGGGCATGGTGGGTCTGGAGACCGCGTTGTCAGTGGTGCAGGAGACCATGGTGGACACCGGGCTCCTCACCTGGGCCGGGGTCGCCGAGCGCATGTCCGTCAAGCCCGCCGACATCGGGCGGGCACAGGGGCACGGGCGTCCCGTCTCGGCTGGTGAGCCCGCCAACCTCACGCTCGTCGACACGGAATACCGTGGGTCGGTGGACCCCGCGGGCTTCGCCTCGCGCAGCCGCAACACCCCGTACGAAGGGCGTGAGCTGCCGGGCCGTGTCACGCACACGTGGCTCCGGGGCAAGGCCACGCTCGTCGACGGGAAGCTCACGTGA
- a CDS encoding aspartate carbamoyltransferase catalytic subunit — protein sequence MQRHLISAADLTRDDAVLILDTAEEMARVADRPIKKLPTLRGRTVVNLFFEDSTRTRISFEAAEKRLSADVINFTAKGSSVSKGESLKDTAQTLEAMGVDAVVIRHGASGAPYRLATSGWIDAAVINAGDGTHQHPTQALLDAFTMRRRLVGRDAGLGQDLSGKRITIVGDVLHSRVARSNVDLLHTLGAEVTLVAPPTLVPVGVERWPCEVSYDLDAVLPKSDAVMMLRVQRERMNAAFFPTEREYSRRYGLDGERMARMPEHAIVMHPGPMVRGMEITAEVADSDRCTVVEQVANGVSIRMAVLYLLLGGNEPAVTHARTIEEK from the coding sequence ATGCAGCGTCATCTCATCTCGGCCGCCGACCTCACCCGCGACGACGCCGTCCTGATCCTCGACACCGCCGAGGAGATGGCCAGGGTCGCCGACCGGCCGATCAAGAAACTGCCGACCCTGCGCGGCCGCACCGTCGTCAACCTCTTCTTCGAGGACTCCACGCGCACGCGTATCTCCTTCGAAGCCGCCGAGAAGCGCCTGTCCGCGGACGTCATCAACTTCACCGCCAAGGGGTCGAGCGTCTCCAAGGGCGAGTCCCTGAAGGACACCGCCCAGACCCTGGAGGCCATGGGCGTCGACGCCGTGGTCATCCGGCACGGCGCCTCCGGAGCGCCGTACCGCCTCGCCACCTCGGGCTGGATCGACGCCGCCGTCATCAACGCCGGTGACGGCACCCACCAGCACCCCACGCAGGCCCTGCTCGACGCGTTCACCATGCGCCGCCGTCTGGTGGGCCGGGACGCCGGCCTGGGACAGGACCTGTCCGGCAAGCGGATCACGATCGTCGGGGACGTCCTGCACAGCCGGGTCGCCCGCTCCAACGTCGACCTGCTGCACACCCTCGGCGCCGAGGTCACCCTCGTCGCCCCGCCCACGCTGGTGCCGGTCGGCGTCGAGCGCTGGCCCTGCGAGGTGTCCTACGACCTCGACGCCGTACTCCCCAAGTCCGACGCCGTGATGATGCTCCGCGTCCAGCGCGAGCGCATGAACGCCGCCTTCTTCCCGACCGAGCGCGAGTACTCGCGGCGCTACGGCCTCGACGGCGAGCGCATGGCGCGGATGCCCGAGCACGCCATCGTGATGCACCCCGGCCCGATGGTCCGCGGCATGGAGATCACCGCGGAGGTCGCCGACTCCGACCGCTGCACCGTCGTCGAGCAGGTCGCAAACGGAGTGTCCATCCGGATGGCCGTCCTGTACCTGCTGCTCGGTGGCAACGAACCCGCCGTCACCCACGCCCGCACCATCGAGGAGAAGTAA
- the pyrR gene encoding bifunctional pyr operon transcriptional regulator/uracil phosphoribosyltransferase PyrR, with the protein MDMQDKQDTQGSDARPVLEGPDIARVLTRIAHEIVERAKGADDVVLLGIPTRGVFLAQRLAAKLEEITDRKIPVGSLDITMYRDDLRMHPPRALARTEIPGDGIDGRLVVLVDDVLFSGRTIRAALDGLNDIGRPRAVQLAVLVDRGHRELPIRADYVGKNLPTSLRETVKVQLAEEDGRDTVLLGAKPAAPGEQQ; encoded by the coding sequence ATGGACATGCAGGACAAGCAGGACACGCAAGGCTCCGATGCCCGGCCCGTTCTCGAAGGCCCCGACATCGCGCGGGTGTTGACCCGCATCGCCCACGAGATCGTCGAGCGCGCCAAGGGCGCCGACGACGTGGTGCTCCTCGGCATTCCGACCCGGGGCGTCTTCCTCGCGCAGCGGCTCGCCGCCAAGCTGGAGGAGATCACCGACCGGAAGATTCCCGTCGGTTCGCTCGACATCACCATGTACCGCGACGACCTGCGCATGCATCCCCCGCGTGCGCTGGCCCGCACCGAGATCCCCGGTGACGGCATCGACGGCCGCCTTGTCGTCCTCGTCGACGACGTGCTCTTCTCCGGCCGCACCATCCGCGCAGCCCTCGACGGCCTGAACGACATCGGGCGTCCGCGCGCGGTGCAGCTCGCGGTCCTCGTCGACCGCGGCCACCGCGAACTGCCCATCCGCGCCGACTATGTCGGCAAGAACCTCCCCACGTCGTTGCGGGAGACGGTCAAGGTCCAGCTCGCCGAGGAGGACGGTCGCGACACCGTGCTGCTCGGTGCCAAGCCGGCCGCCCCGGGCGAGCAGCAGTAG
- the bldD gene encoding transcriptional regulator BldD, producing MSSEYAKQLGAKLRAIRTQQGLSLHGVEEKSQGRWKAVVVGSYERGDRAVTVQRLAELADFYGVPVQELLPGTTPGGAAEPPPKLVLDLERLATVPAEKAGPLQRYAATIQSQRGDYNGKVLSIRQDDLRTLAVIYDQSPSVLTEQLINWGVLDADARRAVAHEEV from the coding sequence ATGTCCAGCGAATACGCCAAGCAGCTCGGGGCCAAGCTCCGGGCCATCCGCACCCAGCAGGGCCTTTCACTCCACGGTGTCGAGGAGAAGAGCCAGGGACGCTGGAAGGCGGTCGTGGTCGGTTCGTACGAGCGCGGTGACCGTGCCGTGACCGTACAGCGCCTCGCCGAACTGGCGGATTTCTACGGGGTCCCGGTGCAGGAACTCCTGCCGGGCACCACCCCCGGCGGCGCCGCCGAGCCGCCGCCGAAGCTGGTCCTGGACCTGGAGCGGCTGGCGACCGTGCCGGCCGAGAAGGCGGGCCCGCTGCAGAGGTACGCGGCGACGATCCAGTCGCAGCGCGGCGATTACAACGGCAAGGTGCTGTCGATCCGCCAGGACGACCTGCGCACACTCGCCGTCATCTACGACCAGTCCCCCTCGGTCCTCACCGAGCAGCTGATCAACTGGGGCGTGCTGGACGCGGACGCCCGCCGCGCGGTCGCCCACGAAGAGGTCTGA